The Ectothiorhodospiraceae bacterium 2226 region GTAGTGGTACTCGCCGCCGCGGGTCGGATAGGCGCTGGCGAGCTCGGCGTAGCACAGCGCGCCGATGAGGGACACGATGCCGCCCAGTAGCCAGGCGGTGAGGATCAGCGGTTCACTGCCCAGGCTGCCGGCGACGATGGCGGGCGCCTTGAAGATCCCGGCGCCGATGACCAGGCCGACGATGATGGCGACCACGTCGATCGGCCGCAACGCATGATGCGCAGAGCCTATGGACTCGGGCGGCTTCGCCCTCATGCACGACCTCCCCTGGCGTGAGCACGCACGGGCCGCACGACGGTCAGGCGGGAATCGGCCGGCCTGTCGTCGACGCGGACGCGCAGGATTTACCGAAGTGTAGGCGACGGCACTCGGCGCTGCCGCCGCTTGGCGCGGCGAGGCTTTCGGGAATTCCTAGACTTACAGAAGATCGAGCTGCTGCGGCCCGTGGCGCGGGGGTGCGAATCGGCCCGCGTCCAGGGCCGGCCCCGGTCCGTCCAGACCGAGCCGCCGGCGCGCGAGCCGGAAACGCTTGGCCAGCAGCTCGGCGAACACCCCCTCGCCGCGCATGCGGGCGCCGAAGCGCGCATCGTAGGCCTTGCCGCCGCGCGTGTCGGCCACGCGCGCCATCACGTGCTCGGCCTTCAGGGGCGCGTGCACCTGCAGCCAGTCTCGGAACAAGCCCTCGACCTCCAGCGGCAGGCGCAGCAGCACATAGCTCGCCGTCTGCGCCCCCGCCTCGGCGGCCGCCTGCAGGATGTCCTCGAGTTCGGCATCCGTGAGCACCGGGATCAGCGGAGCCACCATCACCCCGACCGGCACCCCCGCCTCGGCCAGCCGCCGCACCGTCTCCAGGCGCCGCTGGGGCGCCGCGGCCCGCGGCTCGAGTCGGCGCGCGAGCGCGCGGTCCAGGGTGGTGATGGAGACGTACACCGCGGCGAGGTTCTCGGCGGCCATGGGGGCGAGGATATCGAGGTCGCGCTCGACCAGCGCGGACTTGGTGACGATTGCCACCGGGTGACGGTGTTCGGCCAACACCTCGAGGATCTGGCGCGTGATACCCCACTCGCGCTCGATGGGTTGATAGGGATCGGTGTTGGTCCCCAGCGCCAGGGTCCGACAGCGGTAGCCCGGGCGCGCGAGGGCCTCGCGCAGCAGACGGGGCGCCTCGGGCTTGGCCACCAGACGCGATTCGAAGTCCAGCCCCGGCGACAGCCCCAGGTAGGCGTGGGTGGGGCGCGCGAAACAATAGACGCAGCCGTGTTCGCAGCCGCGGTAGGGATTGATCGAGCGGTCGAAGGGGATGTCGGGCGACTGGTTGAAGGCGAGGATACTGCGTGTGGCGTCCAGGCTCACCGTGGTGCGCAGCACC contains the following coding sequences:
- a CDS encoding PA0069 family radical SAM protein; this encodes MSDDAVRRDPRKGRGATDNPDVRFHAHRREAYDDGWARADEEAPVLRTTVSLDATRSILAFNQSPDIPFDRSINPYRGCEHGCVYCFARPTHAYLGLSPGLDFESRLVAKPEAPRLLREALARPGYRCRTLALGTNTDPYQPIEREWGITRQILEVLAEHRHPVAIVTKSALVERDLDILAPMAAENLAAVYVSITTLDRALARRLEPRAAAPQRRLETVRRLAEAGVPVGVMVAPLIPVLTDAELEDILQAAAEAGAQTASYVLLRLPLEVEGLFRDWLQVHAPLKAEHVMARVADTRGGKAYDARFGARMRGEGVFAELLAKRFRLARRRLGLDGPGPALDAGRFAPPRHGPQQLDLL